One Setaria italica strain Yugu1 chromosome II, Setaria_italica_v2.0, whole genome shotgun sequence DNA segment encodes these proteins:
- the LOC101777802 gene encoding la-related protein 1B produces the protein MSPAAGGAAPAQSVAAAAAAVAPPAIAAPPEPGRAAPRRDPPGQPEGADPANAAGRKTAWNVPAPPPAAAAAAAGVNPGGGGGIIGGDASWPALAESARAWPKSASSDSLKSLSDGSVPSQQEDSTASSVTPAHPVVEVNPIPTGSNPTSMPPPNATAAASSQRNGSATQPNPVRRSGSNSGNNGGGSRGNGSNGGRRAANSSGGDGSSGSGGDGHWNDGSLVTGSGCNSSNGNGSSNLSDNVPGGGSSGNVNEGSRSAPGNNQWNHNIRGVGVSSSNGTGSGDGNNTNSGGSSNHWNNNPRNSSGSNNGVGGRGGYRGRRDHERGGNFSPRNFPRIPVMPYQQQQQQPPGAYQPGPFHRPPPPHAAHFMVPQHFYVPPFPYSADVQHYPVYLPPVEQFQNMHLVRPAMQPAWVPPPQDQPNFQDDIRNQIEFYFSTNNLCHDTFLRRHMNDQGWVPIDLILGFNRMRAFTGLVDTNYILDAIRGSDILEVQGNNVRRRNDWFEWLLH, from the exons ATGTCGCCGGCAGCTGgtggcgccgcgcccgcgcaatcggtggctgcggcggcggcggccgtcgctcCGCCGGCGatcgcggcgccgccggagcccggcCGCGCGGCGCCCCGCCGGGATCCGCCGGGACAGCCGGAGGGGGCCGATCCCGCCAATGCGGCGGGGAGGAAGACGGCGTGGAacgtgccggcgccgccccccgctgcggccgcggcggcggctggggtgaaccccggcggcggcggcggtatcATCGGCGGGGACGCCTCTTGGCCGGCGCTCGCGGAGTCGGCGCGCGCGTGGCCCAAGTCGGCCTCCTCCGACTCCCTCAAGTCCCTCTCCGATGGCTCCGTCCCATCCCAGCAG GAGGATTCCACCGCTTCGTCGGTGACCCCTGCTCATCCAGTTGTGGAGGTTAATCCGATCCCCACTGGCTCAAACCCTACCTCCATGCCTCCTCCCAATGCAACTGCTGCGGCTTCTTCACAGCGGAACGGTTCCGCAACCCAGCCAAATCCAGTTCGGCGCAGTGGCAGCAATAGTGGAAATAATGGAGGTGGCAGCCGTGGAAATGGTAGCAATGGCGGCCGCAGGGCTGCCAATAGTAGTGGAGGTGATGGGAGCAGTGGCAGTGGCGGTGATGGCCACTGGAATGATGGAAGCCTAGTTACAGGCAGCGGTTGCAACAGCAGCAATGGCAATGGTTCCAGTAACTTGAGTGATAATGTCCCTGGTGGTGGTTCCAGTGGGAATGTCAATGAAGGCAGCAGAAGTGCTCCTGGCAATAACCAGTGGAACCACAACATAAGAGGTGTTGGTGTTAGCAGCAGTAATGGTACTGGTAGTGGTGATGGAAACAATACGAATAGTGGTGGCAGCAGCAACCACTGGAACAATAATCCTCGAAATAGTAGTGGCAGTAACAATGGTGTTGGAGGTCGTGGTGGCTACCGGGGTCGCCGTGACCATGAGAGAGGAGGTAATTTCTCCCCTAGGAACTTTCCCAGAATTCCAGTAATGCcatatcagcagcagcagcagcagccacctgGTGCCTACCAGCCTGGGCCCTTTCAccgaccgccgccaccacacgcTGCCCATTTCATGGTGCCACAGCATTTTTATGTTCCTCCATTTCCCTACTCTG CTGATGTGCAACATTACCCTGTCTATCTCCCACCAGTAGAACAGTTTCAGAACATGCATCTTGTCCGGCCGGCCATGCAGCCTGCATGGGTTCCTCCTCCTCAGGATCAGCCAAATTTCCAAGATGATATTAGGAATCAGATAGAGTTCTACTTTAG CACAAATAATCTATGCCATGACACATTCTTGAGGAGACATATGAATGATCAAGGATGGGTACCTATTGACCTAATCTTGGGGTTCAATCGG ATGAGGGCATTTACAGGCTTGGTAGACACCAACTATATACTAGATGCTATTCGTGGTTCTGATATATTGGAAGTGCAG GGAAATAATGTCCGAAGGCGCAATGATTGGTTCGAGTGGTTACTTCATTAA
- the LOC101753181 gene encoding probable aquaporin PIP2-7, with amino-acid sequence MPIEDVSIETTEAAGPQKVPYWDPPPAPLLETSELMKWSLYRALIAEFVATLIFLYVSIATVIGYKDQSKALACNGVGFLGVAWSFGATIFILVYCIGGISGGHINPAVTFGLFVGRKLSLLRTVLYIVAQCLGAICGVAIVKGITGDQYSLLGGGANSVADGFSVVAGLGAEIMGTFVLVYTVFSATDPKRTARDSFIPVLVPLPIGFAVFVVHLATIPITGTGINPARSLGAAVIFGEAWKNHWIFWVGPLIGATAAALYHKLVLRGEAAKALGSFRSTSATV; translated from the exons ATGCCGATCGAGGACGTGAGCATCGAGACGACCGAGGCGGCGGGCCCCCAAAAGGTGCCGTACTgggacccgccgccggcgccgctcctgGAAACGAGCGAGCTGATGAAGTGGTCGCTGTACCGCGCGCTCATCGCCGAGTTCGTGGCCACCCTCATCTTCCTCTACGTGAGCATCGCCACCGTCATCGGGTACAAGGACCAGTCCAAGGCCCTGGCGTGCAACGGCGTCGGATTCCTCGGCGTCGCCTGGTCCTTTGGCGCCACCATCTTCATCCTCGTCTACTGCATCGGCGGCATCTCAG GTGGGCACATCAACCCGGCCGTGACGTTCGGGCTGTTCGTGGGGCGGAAGCTGTCGCTGTTGCGCACCGTGCTGTACATCGTGGCGCAGTGCCTGGGCGCCATCTGCGGCGTGGCCATCGTGAAGGGCATCACGGGGGATCAGTAcagcctcctcggcggcggcgcaaacTCAGTGGCCGACGGCTTCTCCGTCGTGGCCGGCCTCGGCGCCGAGATCATGGGCACGTTCGTCCTCGTTTACACCGTCTTCTCCGCCACCGACCCCAAGCGCACCGCGCGAGACTCATTCATCCCG GTGCTGGTGCCGCTGCCGATTGGGTTCGCGGTGTTCGTGGTGCACCTGgcgaccatccccatcaccggCACGGGCATCAACCCGGCCAGGAGCCTTGGCGCCGCCGTAATCTTCGGCGAGGCATGGAAAAACCAC TGGATCTTCTGGGTTGGGCCGCTGATCggggcaacggcggcggcgctgtacCACAAGCTCGTGCTGCGCGGGGAGGCCGCCAAGGCGCTCGGCTCCTTCAGGAGCACCAGCGCCACGGTGTGA
- the LOC101752772 gene encoding mavicyanin-like encodes MGGTSLSSTGAAATLLLVLLAAALRHGTGATEYTVGDSAGWTIGPNYLTWSQKYNFTAGDTLVFNYVAAQHNVYRVTQDAFRTCEPPAANQTMGSWETGRDRVDLPVPGDYYFICNVAGHCLGGMKFAVAVAAPPPPPPPSPPPPALPLPPPPASSAGVSWIARRRPAWPELVQRRIPCLAVIGLLVLA; translated from the exons ATGGGAGGCACCTCGCTTTCATCCACCGGGGCAGCAgccaccctcctcctcgtcctccttgCAGCAGCTCTACGCCATGGCACCGGCGCGACGGAGTACACCGTAGGCGACTCCGCCGGGTGGACCATCGGCCCCAACTACCTCACCTGGTCGCAGAAGTACAACTTCACCGCCGGCGACACGCTCG TGTTCAACTACGTGGCGGCGCAGCACAACGTGTACCGGGTCACGCAGGACGCGTTCCGGACGTgcgagccgccggcggcgaaccAGACGATGGGGTCGTGGGAAACGGGCCGCGACCGCGTCGACCTCCCCGTGCCGGGGGACTACTACTTCATCTGCAACGTCGCGGGGCACTGCCTCGGGGGCATGAAGTTCGCCgtggccgtcgccgcgccgccccctccgccgccgccgtcgcctcccccgccggccctgccgctgccgccgccgcccgcgagctCGGCCGGCGTGTCGTGGATcgcacggcggcggcccgcgTGGCCGGAGCTGGTGCAGCGGCGGATTCCATGCCTCGCCGTGATCGGCCTGCTGGTTCTCGCTTGA